Proteins from one Sabethes cyaneus chromosome 2, idSabCyanKW18_F2, whole genome shotgun sequence genomic window:
- the LOC128737208 gene encoding uncharacterized protein LOC128737208 isoform X1 — translation MKYDSVPILEIALNIQVNTDETCSRMVQTVLEVLLFQRSQIPFCYNVFKSIVRKISGHTRESDQLTEWSNYRLTKQRATVQEAAETIELLFKQLSEAVQKSKAGLQFMILFGSTVFTAKEAFLINVPEVNKHHYPQYHRHSMETILKQVAMKITVAEELHDKPKVTGPTNTFLLMGLNSDSSAQLLSEEHENWQLINEYKLPVNCKQYVINLSNQTGNNTRLHCCKEMEVFNDQLKDLGIAKQSRECLDLESGAPERPEIQTSNVWLQIGNCVKGLKTELIQGKPIW, via the exons ATGAAATACGATTCAGTGCCTATTTTAGAAATAGCATTAAACATACAAGTTAACACTGACGAAACATGCTCCCGAATGGTTCAAACAGTGCTTGAGGTCTTACTTTTTCAGCGCAGTCAAATTCCATTCTGTTACAATGTGTTTAAatcaattgttcgaaaaatTTCCGGCCATACAAGAGAATCCGATCAGCTTACCGAATGGAGCAATTATAGACTAACAAAACAACGAGCTACCGTGCAGGAGGCAGCCGAAACAATAGAGCTACTATTCAAA CAACTGTCGGAGGCTGTGCAGAAAAGCAAAGCAGGTTTACAATTCATGATTTTATTTGGATCCACAGTATTTACGGCAAAAGAAGCATTTCTAATCAATGTCCCGGAAGTTAACAAACATCATTACCCTCAGTACCATCGACATTCGATGGAGACAATATTGAAGCAAGTTGCAATGAAAATAACTGTTGCTGAAGAACTACACGATAAACCAAAAGTAACCGGTCCTACTAATACATTCTTGCTCATGGGCTTAAATTCAGACAGTTCTGCGCAACTGCTTTCCGAGGAACATGAGAATTGGCAATTAATAAATGAGTACAAATTGCCAGTGAATTGCAAGCAATACGTGATAAACCTTTCTAATCAAACAGGTAATAATACACGATTACACTGTTGTAAAGAAATGGAAGTTTTCAATGATCAACTGAAGGACCTAGGTATTGCGAAACAGTCACGTGAATGTTTAGATCTAGAAAGTGGCGCCCCCGAGAGACCAGAAATTCAGACAAGTAATGTTTGGCTTCAAATTGGAAACTGCGTAAAAGGTTTGAAAACCGAGTTAATTCAAGGAAAACCAATATGGTAG
- the LOC128737208 gene encoding uncharacterized protein LOC128737208 isoform X2, protein MKYDSVPILEIALNIQVNTDETCSRMVQTVLEVLLFQRSQIPFCYNVFKSIVRKISGHTRESDQLTEWSNYRLTKQRATVQEAAETIELLFKQLSEAVQKSKAGLQFMILFGSTVFTAKEAFLINVPEVNKHHYPQYHRHSMETILKQVAMKITVAEELHDKPKVTGPTNTFLLMGLNSDSSAQLLSEEHENWQLINEYKLPVNCKQYVINLSNQTGPRYCETVT, encoded by the exons ATGAAATACGATTCAGTGCCTATTTTAGAAATAGCATTAAACATACAAGTTAACACTGACGAAACATGCTCCCGAATGGTTCAAACAGTGCTTGAGGTCTTACTTTTTCAGCGCAGTCAAATTCCATTCTGTTACAATGTGTTTAAatcaattgttcgaaaaatTTCCGGCCATACAAGAGAATCCGATCAGCTTACCGAATGGAGCAATTATAGACTAACAAAACAACGAGCTACCGTGCAGGAGGCAGCCGAAACAATAGAGCTACTATTCAAA CAACTGTCGGAGGCTGTGCAGAAAAGCAAAGCAGGTTTACAATTCATGATTTTATTTGGATCCACAGTATTTACGGCAAAAGAAGCATTTCTAATCAATGTCCCGGAAGTTAACAAACATCATTACCCTCAGTACCATCGACATTCGATGGAGACAATATTGAAGCAAGTTGCAATGAAAATAACTGTTGCTGAAGAACTACACGATAAACCAAAAGTAACCGGTCCTACTAATACATTCTTGCTCATGGGCTTAAATTCAGACAGTTCTGCGCAACTGCTTTCCGAGGAACATGAGAATTGGCAATTAATAAATGAGTACAAATTGCCAGTGAATTGCAAGCAATACGTGATAAACCTTTCTAATCAAACAG GACCTAGGTATTGCGAAACAGTCACGTGA